The genomic DNA CGAGGGCTGCGGCGATATGTCCTTCAACGGCTGCCGGCTCCTGGTGAAGAGCGGCGGCAAGATCGATGCGGCGGTCGGCAAGCAGTACGACGGCGGCAACTCCAACTTCTTCTCGATGAGAGAAACCGTGCACGTCGAGTCCGGCGGCTCGATTCGAGCAGCCGCGTCCGGCTTCCACAGCATCTTCTATCGGGAAGGCAATCCGCCGGTGCTCGACGGGCTCGTGACGCCGGCGCCAAGTCTGTTTCCGCAAGCCGGTACCGGCTGCCCGGTGTGCGGCAACAACGAGATCGACTACGCCGAGACCTGCGACGACGGCAACACCGCAGCCGGTGACGGATGCGATGGGATGTGCCTGATCGAATAGTCGACGACGCGCTTCGTTGCGTGCGGACTGTCGCACCTGCATCTTGAAGTCGGCGCGTCGACGATCTTCTCGACGTTAGATTCGGATGCGTGATGAGGACGCGTCAGGCCGCGCGGCCGAGCGAGCGCCTCAGCGCCTCCGCATGAAACGCAAGATAGCCGCTCACGCGATGCTCGAGCTCCGGCTCGATGCGCCGGCTGAGCTCCGGAAGCGCGTGGAACGGTACCGCCGGATATCCGTGGTGCTCGGCGTGCCACGGCATGTTCCACATCGCCCAGCGCACGAACGCGTTGCTCTTCGTCGAGCGCGTGCGGTGGATCTGGCTGCCGTCGATCGGTAGCCCGGTATGCTCGGGCATCACGAAAATCCCGAGCGCGAGATGCCCGATCGGCCACGCGAGCAGCAGCGTCGAAAACCCGGGAACCAGCGCGAGCCCGAGCGCACAGGAACCGCCGAGGAGGAGCGTCGCGATCCTGCTCTCGCGAATGACCTGCGCACGAAGAGCCGGCCGCACGTAAGGAAAAAACCGCTCGAACGCTGCGTCCGTCGGCACAGTCGCGGGCACTACGGTGAACAGCGCCTTGCCAACCATGAGGTGCTGTCCGGAAGCCTGCGCAAAATAGAGAACCGGATTGCGCGGCCACGGCCCGAGCAGCTTCGGCGCGCCGGAAATCTCCGGATCGCCGTTCGGATCGGACGTCCGTCGATGATGCTCGAAATGAAACTCCCGAAAGAACGTCGGCGACTGCAGCATCAGCACTGCCGAAACCCACGTCACCGCCCGATTGATCCACGGCGTCGAGAACGCCGTCCCGTGCCCGCCCTCATGCATCGACGCAAAGAACGTGAGCAGCACGATCCCATCGAGGAAGACGGCAACGAACCGAAGCGGACTGCCGGCAGCCGCAAGGCGTACCGTGGCAACGGAGAGGAAGAGGAAGAGAAAGGATTGGAAGAAGAAGAGGACGAGGCCAGGAAAATCGCGGCGGGCCATCAAATGTCGAAGGTCGTCGCGAGAGAGCCGCACTGATCGATCGATGTTTTCTTCCATCACCAATCCGGCAAGCGTTGCGGGAGCAGTGGCGCTGCGAGCAGGGTTGCGACGCGAGAACCAGAGCAACCCGGCGGGAGGTGCGGGGGGCCAATCCGGATGATGGCGTGCGGCGCGGGGCGGGTGCCGGCGTGCGAGTCGTTCCGCAGCGAAGCGAGGACTAAAGCGAGCGCGCCGGTACCCGCCCCGCGACGCACGCCCACCTTCTAGCTCAGCGCTTCGACGATCTTCTCGATCGTATCCTTCGCATCGCCGAACACGAGCACCGTATTCGGCATCGTGAACAGCTCGTTCTCGATGCCCGCAAATCCGGGGTTCATGCTGCGCTTGAGCACGATGCACGATTTTGCGAGGTCCGCGTTCAGCACCGGCATGCCGTAGATCGGGCTGTTCGTGTTGGTCTTGGCCGCGGGATTGACGACATCGTTGGCGCCGACCACGAGGGCCACGTCGGCCTCGGCGAACTCGTCGTTGATTTCCTCGAGCTCTTTCAGCGAATCGTACGGAACGTTCGCCTCTGCAAGCAGCACGTTCATGTGCCCCGGCATGCGTCCGGCGACCGGATGGATCGCGTACTTGACCTCGATGCCGTCGCGTTCGAGCAGCTCGGCCATCTTCTGCACGGCATGCTGGGCCTGCGCGACCGCCATGCCGTAGCCCGGACAGACGATCACTTTGGTGCCGCTCGACAGCAGCATGGCCGCGTCGCCGACGCTTGCCTCGCGAACGGGCGCAGCGTCCTTGCCCATGACGGCCGCGGCCGACCCGTCGCCCTGGCCGAACGCACCGAACAGCACGTTGCTGAACGAACGGTTCATCGCGCGGCTCATCACGATCGACAGGATGAATCCGGACGCGCCGTCGAGCGCTCCGGCGATGATCAGCACGTTGTTGTCGAGAGCAAAGCCGGTCGCCGAGGCGGCAAGACCCGCGTACGAATTGAGCAGCGAGATCACGACCGGCATGTCGGCGCCGCCGATCGGGATCACGAACAGCACGCCGAGCACGAGCGCGACGAGAAACATCAGGTAGAACAGGATCTGCAGCGACGGCCACACCGTAAGCAGCACCAGCAGCAGCACGGCCGTCGCGAAAATGCCGATGTTGGACTGGTTCTGGTACGGATACGTGATGTTGCGTCCCGGGATGAAGCCCTGCAGCTTGCCGAATGCGATCAGGCTTCCGGTAAACGTCAGGCCGCCGAACAGCACTTCGAATCCGAGTGCGCCCATCGTGCCGTGCGACAGCTGGACGGCATGCCCGAGGTGGTCGACGTGAATGCCCGCCTGGTAGATCGAATATTCCGAAACGCCGACGAGCGCGGCGGCGAGGCCGCCGAACGCATGCGAGAGCGCGATTCGCTCGGGCATCTTGGTCATCGGGATCAGTGCCGCCATCGCGATGCCGATCGCGGATCCGATGCCGGCGGTCACGAGGATCCAGCGGTAGGTATGGATCTCCGGATTGATCAGCGTGCCGGCGACGGCGAACGCCATGCCGATCTCGGCATAGATGACGCCGCGGCGCGCAGTTTCGGCGCTGGTCAGTCCCCGGATACCGAGGATGAACAGGACCGAAGCGATAAAGTAGAGGAGCTCGGCGTACGGCGTCACTTCTTTGCCTCGCCCTTGGCGCCGCCGCGCTTGCGGAACATCTTGAGCATGCGGTCGGTGATCAGGAATCCGCCGACGACGTTGATGCTCGCGCACAGCACGGCGATGCAGCCGAGCACGGTGCTGAACGTGCTCTTCTCGGCACCGGCGGCCACGATCGAGCCGACCAGCGAGATTCCGGAGATCGCATTGGTGAACGCCATCAGCGGCGTGTGAAGCAGCGGGGGAACTCCGCGAATCGTGCCGTAGCCGACGAAAGCGGCCAGCACGAACACGTACAGTCCGAGGATCATCTCGTGCGTCATGGGAAGGCTCTCCTGGAGACTGCTCGAATCTGCGATCAGGCGCCGATCGCTTCGGCGACCTGCGTATCGACGATCTGCCCGTCGTGCGTGACGACCGAGCCTTTGACGATCTCCTTGCTGAAATCGAGATTGAGCTGTCCGTCTTTCAGCAGATAGAGAATGTATTTTTCGACGTTGCGCGAGAACATCTGGCTCGCGTCGCGTGCCGCTTCGCTCGGCAGATTGGTCGGGCCGAGCACGAGCACGCCGGAGTCGGTCACCTCCGTGTCCGGTTTGGTCAGCTCGCAGTTTCCACCCTGTTCGGCGGCGAGGTCGACGATCACAGAACCGGGGCGCATGCGGCGGGCCATCGCGGCGGTCACCAGGCGCGGCGCGGGCCGGCCGGGTATCAGCGCGGTCGTGATGCAGACGTCGGCCTTCTCGAGATGCGTGGCGATGACTTCGTTGGCGCGCTTCTGGAAATCCTCGCTGACTTCTTTGGCATAGCCGCCGGCGGTCTGGGCGTCGGCGGTCGCGCCGACGTCGATGAACGTGGCTCCGAGGCTCTCGACCTGCTCCTTGACGACCGGCCGCACATCGTAAGCTTCGACTACGGCGCCAAGCCGCCGGGCGACGCCGATAGCGACGAGGCCGGCAACGCCGGCGCCGAGGATCACGACGCGGGCAGGCTCGACGCGACCGGCAGCGGTCATGAACAGCGGGAAAAATTTCGGCAGATGATTGGCGGCGGTGATGACGGCCCGGTAGCCCGCCACGGTTGCCTGCGAGCTGAGAACGTCCATCGACTGCGCCAGCGTCGTGCGCGGGATCCGGTCGAGCGCGATGGCGGTAACCGAAGCGTCGCGGAACCCGCGAACCACGTCGTGCTGGACGAGAGGGAAGAGCAGGCTGATCGACGCCGCTCCCTTCTTCACGCTCTGCAGGGCACCCGCCTGGGGCACATTGATCTGAACGATCGTGTCCGCGGCCGAAAGCAGCGCCTCTCGCGTATCGACGATTGCCGCCCCTTGGGCCCGGTATTCGTCGTCCGAGAACCCGGCCGGAGTCCCGGCGCCGGCCTGAACGACGATTTCCGCTCCCTTGTGGGTCAGACGCTTGACGCTTTCGGGAACCAGCGCGACTCGGCGCTCGCCCGGACGGGCTTCCGTAACCACCCCGATTTTCATCGGGCGGCAACCTAGCCGAGGCACTGGAAAATCCAAAAAGCAGAAGGCGGTACGACTCGCGTCGCACCGCCTTTCCGTTTCGGCAGGGGGAGGAGAGAACCCGCCTGATCAGCGGACCGTGCCGAAAACTCCTGTTGGTCAGCCCGCCGCGTCGACGGCGTCGATCCGGCTTTCGACGTCGAAGCGATCGAACCGACCATCGTCGTGGCTCGCCGGCCGGCGGCCGGAAAGGCCGATGATCCGCGGCGATTTGCGGACCTTCCGTGCGGTTCGCTTGCGCAGCGGCGCGAGCCCGGCGCGGATGTATTCGGCGCTCACGCCGAGCACGTCGCAGATATTCTCGAAGGAGAACGGCCACTCGCGCTCGTTCGAAAAGATCCATTCGGCGGCATCGCGGTGCAGGTCTTCGCCCTGGGGATCGCGTGCGAGCGCATACTTCTGAAAGCATTCGACGGCGTCGCGGAGGATCGCGAGCATCAGGCCGCGCTCGTTCATTGCGCCGGCCTCTTTGCCGAGACCGGCAAAAAACTGCTCGGGCATGAGAGCGTCGGGTTCGAAAAGCTTCGCGGTATTGTCAGCCATTGTCATTCCTCTTGGGGCCTCTGACGCCCATAGGGAATGAATATTCTCGATTTTCCTCAGGTTCTGCGCAGAAACTTGCCGCGGTGCTTCCCGACGGCAGCAGGGTCCGTCCGGTTTCAGCGACCGCGAAGGCGATCGACGGCTCGGCGGTCGCGTTTGGATGGCCTCGAAGCGGCCGGCTGGAACGATCCACGGTCGGCTTTGAGAACCGCCGCCAGCGCTTCGCGGGCGGCGATGCTCTCCGGGCTCTCCTCATAAAGGAGGCGCGCCTCGGGAGCCCCGCGGCGCACGGCGGAGACCGAGCGCACCCGGACGACGTGGGTGTAAGGGCCGATTACGACTGCAATTTCGTCGTCCGGTTTGACGATATGCGCGGCCTTCGCGCGGTTGCCGCCGATTTTGACGTGGCCGGCCGCGATCGACTGGCTCGCGATCGACCTTGTCTTGAAAAACCGTGCTGCCCACAGCCACTTGTCGAGCCGCACTGAAACCGATCCATCAGTTTTTTCCGAGCCCATGCCGCCGGCATCGTAATCCTTCGGCCGGTTCCAGGGGAACAGGAAACGAAGAAGAAACGAAGGAAGAAACCTCTCGTCCCCGCCCGGGCAGTTGACGGACCGCTGCCGCGAACCTAGGGTCCACCCTCATGGCAGTTCGGCGCGTCGAACCCGATGAAGCGGCCCAGCTCATCGAAGAAGGCTGGACCTATCTCGACGTGCGGTCGGTTGCCGAGTTCGCAGAGGGCCACGCGCCCGGCGCGTACAATATTCCACTGCTCGATTTCGAGCCGGGCCAGGGCCTCAGGCCGAACCCGAACTTTCTTCTGGAAGTGCTCGCGGCGTTTGAGCCGGAGCAGCCTCTGGTTGTTGCGTGCAAAGCGGGTGGACGCTCGGCGCGCGCAGCGGCGATGCTCGCCGAATCCGGGTTCAGCAACCTTGTCGACATGCGCGGCGGTTTCTACGGCGAGGTCTCGCCCGACGGCACCGTCGCATGCGCGGGATGGGCACCGCGCGGACTGCCGGTGGTCTCCGGTGACGAACCGGGTCGCAACCACGTCGATCTTCGCAAGCTTCCGGTCTGACGGCTCGCCGCGTTACGGCGTGACGACTGCGCCGCTCGCGGGCTGACGGAAGAACTTTCCGCTCGAACGGACCAGCCGCTCAGCACCCAGGTGCATCTCCGCCTCGATGACGAGGTAGCGCGCATGCGCATCGCTCGCGACACGCGAGCGAACGACGATCTCGCGTTCGACCGGGCACGGACGCTCGTAACGCACCTGAAGCTCGCCGGTAACGACGCGGACGCCGGCAAGGAATACCGCTGCTGCACAGGAGAACTCATCGAGGATCGTTGCCACGATGCCGCCGTGCGTGATGCCCGGCGCGCCGTGAAATCGATCCGGCACGCGGCACGTGCCGACGATCTCATCCCTCCCGTCGATCTCGCTCGGGCCGCGGAAAAAGCGCAGCTGGAGTCCGTCCGGGTTGAGCTTCGAGCAGCCGAAGCAGCCGCCGTCGCCAAACGGGAAGACGAGCTCTTCGAGCTCGGTCTTCCCGGGGCGGTTTGTCTGCGGGTCCATCGCGCGCGCTCTTACGTGAAATCGAACTGCCGACCAAACCCGTGTATCCGGACAAGGCAGCATGTCGGAAACCATTCGCATCGAAGCCCGCGAGTCTCTCGCGACAGTGGATCCGGCTGCCTGGAATCGCCTGGTCGGAGAGGACGATCCGTTTCTCGAGCATGAGTTTCTGGTCGCGCTCGAGGAAACCGGCGTGGTCGGGCCGGGAACACCGTGGCAGGCCCGTCACATCACGGCGTGGGACGCAGGCCATCTGGTCGGCGCGATCCCGTTCTACCTGCGCTGGGATTCGTACGGCGAGTACATTTTCGACTTCGGCTGGGCGGAAGCCTACGCGCGTGCAGGGCTTCGCTACTATCCGAAAGGAGTGGCCGCCGTGCCGTTCACGCCTGTTTCCGGCGCACGGATCCTGGTTGCGCCCGGAGCGGCACTGGATGCGAACCCGGTCGCGTGCGGGATGGTCGACGGTCTCACGCGCCTCGCCGAGCGCCTGGAGCTATCCGGAGTCCACGTGCTGTTTCCGAGGGAAGCCGAGCACGATTTTCTTGTTTCGCGCGGATTCCTGTCGCGCGTCACGCATCAATATCACTGGGAAAATCGCGATTACCGCAGCTTCGACGATTATCTTGCCGACCTGCGTTCGAAGAAGCGCAAGCAGGTCCTGCATGAACGCGCCGATGTCGCGGCGCAGGGAATCGAGATCGAGGTTCTCGACGGCGACCGGATCACGGAAGAGCACGTCGATGCGATCTGGAAGTTCTACGTCGCCACCGCGGCCCGCAAGTGGTCGCAGCCGTATCTGGTGCGCGCGACGTTCGAGCAGCTTGCCCGCACGTGGCGGCGGCGGCTCGTGCTCGTGCTGGCGAAGAAGTCCGGCCGCTACGTGGCCGGTACGTTCAACGTCCGCGGAAAAAATTCGCTGTTCGGACGTTACTGGGGATCGATCGGCCAGTTTTCGTCGCTGCATTTCGAATGCTGCTACTGGACGCTGATCGAGTACGCGATCGCCCACGGCATGCGGCTCGTCGAAGCGGGCGCCCAGGGTGAGCACAAGTTCCTGCGCGGCTTCAACGCGCGTCCGACCTGGAGCGCCCACTGGATTGCTCACCCGGGCGGCAGGCGCGCAATCTCGGATTTCCTCGAGCGGGAGCGCGAGCAGAACGAAGCGATGATCGACGGTTATAACCGCGTCTCGCCTGTCAAGAGCGAGAGATCGCGCTTTTGAGCGATCCTTTGCGTGGAAGTCCGGGCCAGCGAAGTCCGCACCTCGGGAATTCCGGCCGCCTGCGCGTTGCACGCAGAAGCTCTGCATTGACCACGGTCCGCTGCGCATTAGAATCGATAAACATGTCCGAGCCCGAAACTCCTGTCCGCCGCTCCGAGGGACAAATCGTCGTCCAGGAGCGGAGCCGCGTGAAGCGCCCCCCGATGTATGCGGTGGTGCTGCTGAACGACGACTATACGCCCATGGAGTTCGTGGTCTGGATCCTCCAGACGCTGTTCTTCAAGCCCCGCGACGAAGCCACGCGCGTGATGCTGCAGGTGCATCACGAAGGGAAGGGCATCGCCGGCGTCTACACACACGACGTGGCTCGAACCAAGGCCGTGCAGGTCGAGCAGCTCGCACGCAAACACGAACACCCGCTCGCCTGCCTGATCGAGGCCTGCGAGGGATGAGGACGAAGCGCGCGAAGACGGGAAGAAGTATGAGCGCGTGAGCGCGAAGGCCGGAAGAAGCGCGTGAGCGCGAAGGCCGGAAGAAGCGCGAGAGCGCGAAGGCCGGAAGAAGCGCGAGAGCGCGAAGGAAAGGAAAAAAGCGATGCTGATTTCCGAAGAGCTCGAAAATACACTCCAGCGCGCGGTCGATCGCGCGAAGGCCAGCCGCCATGAGTTCGTTGCGCCCGAACATCTTCTGTTCGCGCTGACGTCGGACAAGGTCGCGGCCGACATCCTCTTCCACTGCGGCGCCGATCTGGTGGCGCTGCGCACCGCGGTCGATGCGTTCCTCGAAAACACCATGCCGTCCTTTCCGTCGCACGTGGCGGCACCCGACGGCTCGACGCCGGATCCGAGCTACACGCTCGGCTGCCAGCTGGTGCTGCAGCTCGCTGCGTCGCACGTGCAGTCGTCCGGCAAGGAACAGATCGACGGCGGCAACGTGCTGGCGGCGCTCTTCCGCGACGAGGAATCGCACGCGGCCTACTTTCTGAAGAAGCAGGGCGTGCTGCGGCTCGACGTCGTGCGCTACATCTCGCACAAGGTTTCCAAGATCGGTTCGCGAAACCTTCCGGCCGAGGAAGGCGGCGGCGGCATCGGCGCCGGCGAGCGCGAAGCCGACGGCGTCGGTGCCGTCGAGGATCCTCTCGAAGAGTTCTGCACGAACCTCAACCGAAAAGCGGCCGAGGGCCGCCTGGATCCGTTGATCGGCAGGAAGAGCGAGCTCGAGCGCACGGTGCACATCCTGGCCCGGCGCCGAAAGAACAACCCGATCTTCGTCGGCGATGCGGGCGTCGGAAAAACCGCGATCGTCGAAGGCCTCGCGTTGCGCATCCACCAGGGCGACGTTCCCGAGTACCTGAAGGACGTCACGATCTACGCGCTCGACATGGGCGGCCTGCTCGCCGGCACGCGCTATCGCGGCGACTTCGAGGAGCGGCTGAAGGCCGTCATCGACGGCATCAAGCAGGACCGCGATCGCCGCATCCTTTTCGTCGACGAGATCCACAACATCATCGGCGCCGGAGCGGTCTCCGGTGGTGCGATGGATGCATCGAACATGCTCAAGCCGGCGCTCGCCAGCGGCGAGATCAAGTGCATCGGCACCACGACGTACAAGGAATACCGGCAGATCTTCGAAAAGGACCATGCGCTGTCGCGGCGCTTCCAGAAGGTCGACGTCGGCGAGCCGACGATCGAAGAGTCGGTCGAGATCCTGAAGGGTCTCCAGACCCGCTACGAGGAATTCCACGGCGTCGCCTACGCGCCAAACGCAGTGCGCGCCTGCGTCGAGCTGTCGGCCAAGCACATCAACGACCGCTTCCTGCCCGACAAGGCGATCGACGTGCTCGACGAAGCCGGAGCGGAAGTGAAGCTTCGCGCGAGCCGGCTCGCCGGCGAGCCTGCGCTCGTGACCGCGAGCACGTCGGCCGCCGCCGTTGTCGAAGAAGATCCCGAAGCGCCCGGCGAAGTCGTCATCGAGACGATCGAGGCAGCTGCACCGCCGCGAAATGCCGGCGCGCGGCCGGGCGACGCGGCCGCTCCGGCCCGCAGAGTCCCGCGCGTGACCAGCCGCGACATCGAGAACGTGGTCTCGCGCATCGCCAAGGTCCCCACGCGCAGCGTGAAGGTCGACGATCGCAAGCGGCTCGAAAGCCTTGGCCGCGATCTCAAGCTGACGATCTACGGGCAGGATGCCGCGGTCGAGCAGGTGGTCGCGGCGATCCAGCTCGCTCGAGCAGGGCTCGGAGAGCCCGACAAGCCGATCGGCAGCTTCCTGTTCGCCGGTCCGACCGGCGTCGGAAAGACCGAGCTCGCCAAGCAGCTCGCGAGCGCGCTCGACATCGGCTTCGTGCGCTTCGACATGAGCGAGTACATGGAGAAGCACGCGGTCTCGCGCCTGATCGGCTCGCCGCCCGGCTATGTCGGCTTCGACCAGGGCGGCCAGCTCACCGAAGCGATCCATCGCAACCCGCACGCAGTGCTGCTGCTCGACGAGATCGAGAAGGCCCACGCCGACATCGACAACGTGCTGCTGCAGATCATGGATTACGCGACGCTGACCGACAACAACGGCAGGAAGACAGACTTCCGCAACGTGATCCTGATCATGACGACCAACACTGGCGCGCGCGAAGGCCTCGCCAACGCGATCGGCTTCGAGCAGACGAGCGATTTCGCCGGCAAGTCCGACAAGGCGATCGAAAAGGCGTTCGCTCCCGAATTCCGCAACCGGCTCACGGCCGTCGTGCAGTTCCGTTCGCTCGGCATGGAGATCGCCGAGCAGATCGTCGAGAAGATGATCGCCGAGCTCGAGACGCGGCTGAAAGCGCGCGGCGTGCACCTGACGCTCGATCCGACCGCACGCACGTGGATCGCGCGCAAGGGCTACGATGCCAAGTTCGGCGCACGCCCGATGCGACGGCTGATCGAATCGGAGATCTCGCACAAGCTCAGCCACGAGATCCTGTTCGGACGCCTGGCCAAGGGCGGCGACGTCGTGATCAAGGCGGGCGACGAAGGCCTCGTGTTCGAGTTCTGACGCCGGCACGTCGATGCAGCGCTGGCGCGAGTACGAGCTTCCGGGCGGCTGGACCGTTCTCGCCGGACGCACCGAGTCCGACAACGATTACCTGTCGATCAAGCTCGCGCGTGCGAACGACTGGTGGTTCCACGCGCGTGCGGTTGCCGGTTCGCACGTGCTGCTTCGCTCGCGCGACGATGCGGAGCCGGACAAGGCCACGATCGAAGCCGCCGCAGCCATCGCAGCGTGGCACAGCAAGGCGAGGGCAGGCGGCGTCGTGCCGGTTTCGTGCACGCTCGCATCCAACGTGACCAAGCCCCGCGGCGCGGAGCCGGGCACCGTCACGATCCGCAAGGAGCGCGTCCTCAAGGTCCGGCCGGCGCTTCCGGCCGGTTCCGCTCAGGGATAAGGAACGCCTGTGGCTGCATCCGGGAACGACGCCGAGCCTCGCCGGGTCGTCACGTCGTCGATGATCGGCATGGCGATGCCCGACGTCGCGCGCTGGTCGGAGCGTGTCACCGTCGTGCTCGGCCAGAATCCGGGGCCGTTTACCGGGCCCGGCACCAACACGTACATCGTCGGCACCGGAGCGCAGCGCCTGCTGCTCGACACCGGACAGGGTATCGACCGCTACGGCGAGCTTCTTGCCGGTGCGCTCGCGGAGTGCGGCGCTTCGCTCGATCGCATCGTGCTCACGCATGCGCATCCGGACCATATCGGCGGCGTCGAGCAGGTGCGCGCGCGCCACGGCGACCTGCCGCTCCGGAAGATGCCGCTGCCGGCTAGTGATCGCGGACTGGCCGTCGAGCCGCTCGGCGACGGAGACATCGTCGAGGTCGAAGGCGCGACGCTCGAGGCGGTCTGGACGCCCGGCCATGCGAGCGACCATCTCTGCTTCGTCCTGCGTGAAGAGAAGGTCCTGTTTACCGGCGACATGGTTCTCGGCGCCGGCACCACGGTCATCCCGCCCGACGGCGACCTCGGCGACTACCTCGATTCGCTGAGAAGGCTGCTCGCGCTCGACATCGACCGGATTTTTCCCGCGCACGGCCCTGCGATCGAGGAGCCGAAGCGCAAGATCGAAGAGTATCTCGCGCACCGGGCGCTTCGCGACGAGCAGATTCTGGCCGGCCTGCGCGACGGCGTGCGCCGCACCGAGGATCTGGTGCGCCGCATCTACACCGACGTTCCGGAGTTCCTGCACCGCGCGGCAGGAGTTTCGGTCGAATCGCACCTGCGGCGCTTTGCGAAGCAGGGCCGCGTCGCGCGCGAAGGCGAAGACTGGGTGCTTCGCTGAGCTCCGCGCTTAGTCGAACAGCTGCAGCTGCCTGTCTGCTTCGCGCACGCCGCCGGCGACCGTAACGGAGGCAGGAGCGAGCACTGCCGGCGCCGGCTGATCGGGCCGCGGCGGAATCAGCGGGATGGGCGCAACCTCCGAATCCGGTCCGTTCCATGCGT from Candidatus Limnocylindrales bacterium includes the following:
- a CDS encoding Re/Si-specific NAD(P)(+) transhydrogenase subunit alpha encodes the protein MKIGVVTEARPGERRVALVPESVKRLTHKGAEIVVQAGAGTPAGFSDDEYRAQGAAIVDTREALLSAADTIVQINVPQAGALQSVKKGAASISLLFPLVQHDVVRGFRDASVTAIALDRIPRTTLAQSMDVLSSQATVAGYRAVITAANHLPKFFPLFMTAAGRVEPARVVILGAGVAGLVAIGVARRLGAVVEAYDVRPVVKEQVESLGATFIDVGATADAQTAGGYAKEVSEDFQKRANEVIATHLEKADVCITTALIPGRPAPRLVTAAMARRMRPGSVIVDLAAEQGGNCELTKPDTEVTDSGVLVLGPTNLPSEAARDASQMFSRNVEKYILYLLKDGQLNLDFSKEIVKGSVVTHDGQIVDTQVAEAIGA
- a CDS encoding rhodanese-like domain-containing protein, coding for MAVRRVEPDEAAQLIEEGWTYLDVRSVAEFAEGHAPGAYNIPLLDFEPGQGLRPNPNFLLEVLAAFEPEQPLVVACKAGGRSARAAAMLAESGFSNLVDMRGGFYGEVSPDGTVACAGWAPRGLPVVSGDEPGRNHVDLRKLPV
- a CDS encoding PaaI family thioesterase; translated protein: MDPQTNRPGKTELEELVFPFGDGGCFGCSKLNPDGLQLRFFRGPSEIDGRDEIVGTCRVPDRFHGAPGITHGGIVATILDEFSCAAAVFLAGVRVVTGELQVRYERPCPVEREIVVRSRVASDAHARYLVIEAEMHLGAERLVRSSGKFFRQPASGAVVTP
- a CDS encoding GNAT family N-acetyltransferase; the encoded protein is MSETIRIEARESLATVDPAAWNRLVGEDDPFLEHEFLVALEETGVVGPGTPWQARHITAWDAGHLVGAIPFYLRWDSYGEYIFDFGWAEAYARAGLRYYPKGVAAVPFTPVSGARILVAPGAALDANPVACGMVDGLTRLAERLELSGVHVLFPREAEHDFLVSRGFLSRVTHQYHWENRDYRSFDDYLADLRSKKRKQVLHERADVAAQGIEIEVLDGDRITEEHVDAIWKFYVATAARKWSQPYLVRATFEQLARTWRRRLVLVLAKKSGRYVAGTFNVRGKNSLFGRYWGSIGQFSSLHFECCYWTLIEYAIAHGMRLVEAGAQGEHKFLRGFNARPTWSAHWIAHPGGRRAISDFLEREREQNEAMIDGYNRVSPVKSERSRF
- the clpA gene encoding ATP-dependent Clp protease ATP-binding subunit ClpA, translating into MLISEELENTLQRAVDRAKASRHEFVAPEHLLFALTSDKVAADILFHCGADLVALRTAVDAFLENTMPSFPSHVAAPDGSTPDPSYTLGCQLVLQLAASHVQSSGKEQIDGGNVLAALFRDEESHAAYFLKKQGVLRLDVVRYISHKVSKIGSRNLPAEEGGGGIGAGEREADGVGAVEDPLEEFCTNLNRKAAEGRLDPLIGRKSELERTVHILARRRKNNPIFVGDAGVGKTAIVEGLALRIHQGDVPEYLKDVTIYALDMGGLLAGTRYRGDFEERLKAVIDGIKQDRDRRILFVDEIHNIIGAGAVSGGAMDASNMLKPALASGEIKCIGTTTYKEYRQIFEKDHALSRRFQKVDVGEPTIEESVEILKGLQTRYEEFHGVAYAPNAVRACVELSAKHINDRFLPDKAIDVLDEAGAEVKLRASRLAGEPALVTASTSAAAVVEEDPEAPGEVVIETIEAAAPPRNAGARPGDAAAPARRVPRVTSRDIENVVSRIAKVPTRSVKVDDRKRLESLGRDLKLTIYGQDAAVEQVVAAIQLARAGLGEPDKPIGSFLFAGPTGVGKTELAKQLASALDIGFVRFDMSEYMEKHAVSRLIGSPPGYVGFDQGGQLTEAIHRNPHAVLLLDEIEKAHADIDNVLLQIMDYATLTDNNGRKTDFRNVILIMTTNTGAREGLANAIGFEQTSDFAGKSDKAIEKAFAPEFRNRLTAVVQFRSLGMEIAEQIVEKMIAELETRLKARGVHLTLDPTARTWIARKGYDAKFGARPMRRLIESEISHKLSHEILFGRLAKGGDVVIKAGDEGLVFEF
- the clpS gene encoding ATP-dependent Clp protease adapter ClpS; translated protein: MSEPETPVRRSEGQIVVQERSRVKRPPMYAVVLLNDDYTPMEFVVWILQTLFFKPRDEATRVMLQVHHEGKGIAGVYTHDVARTKAVQVEQLARKHEHPLACLIEACEG
- a CDS encoding RNA-binding S4 domain-containing protein, with the protein product MRLDKWLWAARFFKTRSIASQSIAAGHVKIGGNRAKAAHIVKPDDEIAVVIGPYTHVVRVRSVSAVRRGAPEARLLYEESPESIAAREALAAVLKADRGSFQPAASRPSKRDRRAVDRLRGR
- a CDS encoding NAD(P) transhydrogenase subunit alpha; translation: MTHEMILGLYVFVLAAFVGYGTIRGVPPLLHTPLMAFTNAISGISLVGSIVAAGAEKSTFSTVLGCIAVLCASINVVGGFLITDRMLKMFRKRGGAKGEAKK
- a CDS encoding fatty acid desaturase, which gives rise to MARRDFPGLVLFFFQSFLFLFLSVATVRLAAAGSPLRFVAVFLDGIVLLTFFASMHEGGHGTAFSTPWINRAVTWVSAVLMLQSPTFFREFHFEHHRRTSDPNGDPEISGAPKLLGPWPRNPVLYFAQASGQHLMVGKALFTVVPATVPTDAAFERFFPYVRPALRAQVIRESRIATLLLGGSCALGLALVPGFSTLLLAWPIGHLALGIFVMPEHTGLPIDGSQIHRTRSTKSNAFVRWAMWNMPWHAEHHGYPAVPFHALPELSRRIEPELEHRVSGYLAFHAEALRRSLGRAA
- a CDS encoding NAD(P)(+) transhydrogenase (Re/Si-specific) subunit beta, whose translation is MTPYAELLYFIASVLFILGIRGLTSAETARRGVIYAEIGMAFAVAGTLINPEIHTYRWILVTAGIGSAIGIAMAALIPMTKMPERIALSHAFGGLAAALVGVSEYSIYQAGIHVDHLGHAVQLSHGTMGALGFEVLFGGLTFTGSLIAFGKLQGFIPGRNITYPYQNQSNIGIFATAVLLLVLLTVWPSLQILFYLMFLVALVLGVLFVIPIGGADMPVVISLLNSYAGLAASATGFALDNNVLIIAGALDGASGFILSIVMSRAMNRSFSNVLFGAFGQGDGSAAAVMGKDAAPVREASVGDAAMLLSSGTKVIVCPGYGMAVAQAQHAVQKMAELLERDGIEVKYAIHPVAGRMPGHMNVLLAEANVPYDSLKELEEINDEFAEADVALVVGANDVVNPAAKTNTNSPIYGMPVLNADLAKSCIVLKRSMNPGFAGIENELFTMPNTVLVFGDAKDTIEKIVEALS